The following nucleotide sequence is from Acetivibrio cellulolyticus CD2.
ATCCGAGAACACTGCACCCACCTCTGGATATATACTCCGCACCAGATGGAGGAGCACGGTGCTGTCTTTCCCGCCGCTGAAGCTTACCGTAACCTTGCCGTTGAAGTGTTCATAAAACTCCCGGATGCGGAGCCTACTCTTTTCTATCTTCACTTCCAAAGGCAGGCTCTGCATCTGCCGAAGTTCCCACAGTTCATGCCTGTTACCCATTGCATCGGCCTGCCTTTCAATATTTTTTTGGTTATGCCTTTTTCCTTGAGAGCAGGGCTTCCATTACACTGTCATTCGGTGTATAGCCGTCATATTGCTTAAGCTTGCTTTCCCTTACAACCGCATAAATTTTTGTCCACACCTCGTTGGTAAGCTTAAGGTACTGATGCGCCATCTGTACATATGGAGAGGTTGTTGCCTGGCCCGTTACAGGGTTTTTCACAAGAAAGCCGTGCTTGGTGTTCATTTGCTCCAAAGCCATCCATCTTGCCTTGAGGAATGCGTACTCTTCAAGATTGTACGGCAGTATCCCCTTGGTGCAGCCTATCTGCTTAAGCCACTCCAGCACCTTTGAATAAATCGCCTTTGCATCATCCGGCAGATAATCAGGCGGTGTTTCCGGCAGTTCCGGCAGCTCCGCCCCCTGACCGAAATCAAGTATATGTATAGGACGCTTGCCGCGATTCCCCTCCAGTATTTTTTCCGTAGCTGCCTTTTTAGGTCTCCCGGCACCGGGTCTGCTTCCTCCGCTCCCCATTTCTCTTCATCCTCTCTATGAAATCAAAAATAAATCAAATATTTTTGATTGTTTTGATTTTATTTTCAAAACTCCAATGTGTTTATGTCCTGCCAAATTACTCAAAACCTCTGCTATGCATCGCCCCGAAGGTTTCATTTTGATTTTTCCTTTTTGATTTTTGATTTTGCGAATTTATTTGTTTGAGGGGCCGCCCGCCTTACAGGCTCAAAAGTTGTAGCTTTTTGACCCGGTGGGGGCTTATCAAAATATGCATAAATATTCCATTTATTAGCCAGCTTTTGGAATAGAATTCAATCCTCTTATATTCTTAAGACTCAAGCCTTTATCATAGCAATCCTTTACATACCGGCAGAGTTCCTTTATCTTTCTAATCCGTCTGCTTATATTCGCCTGGGACATTCCAAGCATTGTTTTCATTTGGGTTTGTGTTTTCTTTTGCAGATAAAGGTTGAATATTTTACGGTCTGACTCAGAAAGTATATTTTTTACATGCCTCAGTATTTCTTCAAGCTCCAACCAGTCCATAGCTTCTTCTTCAAGATTAAAATCATCGGCAGTGATATCCCCTCCGGTTAACGGAGTTCCGCTGTCATTGTCATATATAACTGCATCCAACGAATAGCCAGGCTCCATTGCATTTATCACCTTATTCAACTCCGCTGAATCCACCCCCAGCTCCCTGCATGCCTCAGCCTCAGCAACTCCTCTATTCCTTAACGCTTGGTACCTATAATATTTATCCTTGATATTCCTTGATGAATGGATGCCGCTTGCACAGTAGTCCCTTCTATACCGCATGATCTCACCCGCTATCAATGACACCGCATAGGTTGAAAAAGCCGTTCCGTATTCAGGCTTGAACCGTTTTGCCGCGTTGACAAGCCCGATGCATCCCGACTGGAAGTAATCCTCATATTCAGCTGTGTTGTATACATAGCTGAATTGCTTCCTGATAACCATACTAACCAGTCTCTGATTTTCCCTGATAAACTCCTCAAGAAGGCTTTCGTCCTTTTTCAAATCGTTAATTGTAATCATACTACAGCTCCCTTCTCCTCTTTCAAAGCATAAAAAAAAGCACTCGACCTTGTTTAAAGTCAAATGCTTATTTCCTGTTGAACCGCTCCATTGCACCTTTTCGTTCATGGCATGTCTTGCAAAGGCTCTGCATGTTCTCCAAATCCCAAACCTCTCCGCCGTCCTTGATGGGAATAATATGGTCAACAACGGTTGCTGCAGCCAGCCTTTCCTCTTTCATGCAAAGCTCACAAAGTGGGTTTATCATAAGCTTCCTTTCCCGCACCTTCCTCCATGCCCTGCTGCTATAAAACCTTTTACTGAACTCATCTCGATAAAACCTATTATATGTCTGCCATTCCTCCCGTTGATGCTCCTCGCAGAACCTCTCATGGGTAAGCCTTGGACATCCCTGCTTTGCACAGGGCTTCGGTGGTTTCTTAGGCATCCTTACCAACCCCATTAAAAAAGTCCCCTGAAATTTTCAGAAGACTCTTATCAAACAGCTTTTCATATGCTTTATCCAAATAATGTCCAACTTCCTTTTTTTCAGCCTCTTCAATCAAAGCACGGAACTGGTGTATGATTGCAATATACTGATCTCTCTTTTGAACTTCCTCATCGGCAAGCTTCTCCAATGCTTTGTTAAAATCCTCTAGCTCTCGCCGAATAAAGCTTTTCCTGGCAAATATGTAATGGCAGTCTCCTCCGCCTTTACTATAAGCAATATAGTCGGGGTCAACCCAGAAGGTAAAATTGTCAACAGATATTTTCACAGGACATTCCATGATTCTGTTCAGCCTGCGCCTTATCTTCGGTTCATTTATGTCTTTGCCCGCAAGCCCTTTTACAGCCTCACGCGTAATCAGCATCACATCATCATTTCCTATATGCCTCTTCATAAAATCCCCCCAAAAACAAAAACCCCTCGATTGTCAGTCGAAGGGCTGCTCTTTTTTGATTATAAAATTCGATACTAAAATCATATCACATTTAAAAGCTCATGAAAAGGCCGCAAAAAGACCGCAAAAAGTTCACAAAAAGACCACTTTTATTTTCCTCTTTATGTGGCATCGCCCCCGAATATAGCCACTTTCAAGGCATTTACCAGCCTGTTGCGATTCCTCTTGACAGTGCTTTCCCCACAGCCTAATTCCAATGCTATTTCCTCTACCGATAAAGGCTCAAATTCTGCCAGCCTTTGTGAAAGATTTTCTCCTTCCCAGTCAAAATTCTCGGGAGGTATGCCGTATTTTAGCTCTACAATCCGAAAGTACCTGTCGGAACGGAATCGATCAATGCCTCTTTCAATTTCCTTCACTCTTAGCTTTGTCCTTTCCATGCTGGCTCTGCGGCTTCTGTAATACTCCTCAGCCACCTGGTCTTCCGGCGGCTTTGCTCCTCCATTCCCGGAAAAACGAATAATGTCCTTTGATTTTTCCTTTAGACGGATTTCGCCCTCTTGTATATCCCTTTCATCTTCAATCACCTTCTGCTTTAAAACCGAGTATTTGTAAAGCAGGCTCTCGGTTTCCTTGTAGTAATCCCGACTTGCCTTGTTCACTGCAGAGGTCAGCTCAACAAGGACTCTTTTGAAGCTCCGGCTGCATCCTTTTTCTACGATTGTTTCCAGTGCTTTTTTGTCCACAGTGCTTCTCCTCCTTCCTGCTTTCAAATCCTGTAACTTCCCATTTCCTTTCATCCACCCGGTTCAGAAGTACAGTCCTTTTATAATCTAAGTTTAGTTTAAGACTATCGCCAAAAACTCTGCCTGCCTCTTCATGTTTTCGGATGAAATAGGTCAACTCGCACTCAATCTCCATTCTGGGAAGCCTGCCAAAAAGCTTCCTGCATTGCTTTACTGCCTCTTCGGATATTCTTATGCATACCGGGTATTCGCATCTTGGTATCATACAGCCACTCCTCCTTTCATCCTTGCCCTCACTGCATTTATCAAAGCCGTTTGCCCTGTCTCCTTTCGGTTTAAGGCCGCCATCACCTGTTCATCCATTGTTCCTGCCGTTATGATGTGGTTCACTATCACTGTCTCGGTCTGTCCCTGTCGGTGGATTCTCCCGTTGGCCTGCTGATATAATTCAAGACTCCATGTAAGCCCGAACCATATGATGGTGCTGCCGCCTGCCTGAAGGTTCAAACCGTGTCCGGCAGATGCCGGATGTGCAATTGCAATTCCGATCCTTCCATCATTCCAGTCGCTGATATCCTTTGGTGTATCTATATCCCTTGCCTTAAAAGCTTTTAGAATCCTTTCCCTGTCATGCTTATATGCATAATATACAAGCACGGGTTTTCCGTTTGCTGACTCTATCAAGTCCTCCAGCATTTCAAGCTTTCTTCTGTGAATGCTGCGTACCCCACCGTTTTCATCATATACCGCTCCATTTGACATCTGCAGAAGCTTTCCTGCCAGAACCGCCGCATTTACCGCATCAACATCACCGTCTACAAAAGGCAAGAGTGCTTCCCTTTCAAGCTTTCTATACAGTTCTTCCTCCTTCTCGGACATATGAACCGGTACAAAATTGTCTATCCGCTCCGGCATTTTCAAATGGTCACAGGCCTTCATGCTGATACAGATGTCGGATATCTTCCTGTAAATCTCCCTTTCTGCACCATCTTTGGGCTTGTAGCTGAATATTACGTTTTGACTCCGCTTGTCAGGAAGGAAGTACTTTTCACGGTAACCGCCCAGTGTTTTTTCAAGCCGCTCCCCTCTGTCAAGGAGATACACCTGTGACCACAGGTCGATTAATCCGTTGGGTGCCGGAGTTCCTGTAAGCCCCACAATCCTCTTGATATATGGCCGCACCTTCCGAAGCGCCCGGAATCTTTTTGCCGTTGCCGACTTGAAGCTTGAAAGCTCGTCTACCACAACCATATCATAAGGCCAGCTACCCTTGTACAAATCAACCAGCCATTCAACGTTTTCACGGTTGATAATATAGATGTCAGCTTTGGTGTTTACAGCCTTAATCCTCTTTTCTTCGTTTCCTAGAATTTTGGATATCCTAAGCTGCTTCAGATGGTCCCACTTTTGGCACTCCCTTCCCCATGTGTCCTGTGCCACCCGAAGGGGCGCGATTACCAATACTCTTTTCACCTCAAAGCTGTCATACAGAAGTTCGTTTATGGCAGTCAATGTTATTACTGTTTTTCCAAGCCCAAGGTCAAGCAGAAGCGCTGATGCCGGTTTGTCTATAATAAAATCGTGTGCGTATTTCTGGTAATCATGAGGTTCGTAAATCACAGTCCCACCTCCCGAAGGAAGCCTTCAAGGCTGCTTGCAGAATCAATACAGTAAACCTTGAAACCAAGCATCTCAAGCTGTTGCTTCCTCTTTTGCTGCAAAGGCCGCAGTTTCTCTCCATGCCTTTTCAATTCAGAGAAGTATATTCTACCGTTAGGCAGAAGCACCATTCTATCAGGTACCCCTGCCATACCGGGTGATACGAATTTAAGAGCCAGGCCTCCTATTGCTTTTACAGCTGTTCTCAATTTTTTCTCAAGTTCTTTTTCCAGCATGTTTATCACCTCGCATCTGGTAAAAAAACAGTTCATTTTCAGTTGCTGCTTAAATGCAGTATTTTCAGTGCTTTTATTCTTATTGCAACTGTTGAACTCAAAAATCCCTATTATATATATACGTGTATATGTGTGCATGCCCGTGTGCCTTATTCTTATAAATATACATATTTTATTTATATATATATTTGGTTTCGTTGGTTTCACACAACTGCTAAAGCACTACCGTTATTTACTTTCACGGTTTAATGCTTTTTGCTTCCGGTTGCGCCCGTTCAAACACCTTCTGCCTGCCATAGGGTCCACAGGTAACAATCCTTCCTTTGTATTCCCAGCCCTTCAGCTTCCTCATAATACCGAATATTTCATAGGAGTCTGTACGCTTTAAGGTTCCGGGAACATTCCCAAAGGCCTCGCACCATATTTCAAGGACACTTGCTGTCTTTCTTTCCGTTTTTCCCTTTGGCAGTACGGAGTCCTTCTCGTCATATTCACGGATATACTCCTTGCGCCTGTACATATCCCAATTCTGCCAGTTTTCAGGCAAAAGCTTGTCAAGGTACGCTTCGATCACACCCTCACGTTCATCTGTTTCCATAGCCTCACGCTGCATCTC
It contains:
- a CDS encoding HNH endonuclease, which encodes MPKKPPKPCAKQGCPRLTHERFCEEHQREEWQTYNRFYRDEFSKRFYSSRAWRKVRERKLMINPLCELCMKEERLAAATVVDHIIPIKDGGEVWDLENMQSLCKTCHERKGAMERFNRK
- a CDS encoding sigma-70 family RNA polymerase sigma factor, whose product is MITINDLKKDESLLEEFIRENQRLVSMVIRKQFSYVYNTAEYEDYFQSGCIGLVNAAKRFKPEYGTAFSTYAVSLIAGEIMRYRRDYCASGIHSSRNIKDKYYRYQALRNRGVAEAEACRELGVDSAELNKVINAMEPGYSLDAVIYDNDSGTPLTGGDITADDFNLEEEAMDWLELEEILRHVKNILSESDRKIFNLYLQKKTQTQMKTMLGMSQANISRRIRKIKELCRYVKDCYDKGLSLKNIRGLNSIPKAG
- a CDS encoding helix-turn-helix domain-containing protein, which produces MNKASRDYYKETESLLYKYSVLKQKVIEDERDIQEGEIRLKEKSKDIIRFSGNGGAKPPEDQVAEEYYRSRRASMERTKLRVKEIERGIDRFRSDRYFRIVELKYGIPPENFDWEGENLSQRLAEFEPLSVEEIALELGCGESTVKRNRNRLVNALKVAIFGGDAT
- a CDS encoding VRR-NUC domain-containing protein; the protein is MLEKELEKKLRTAVKAIGGLALKFVSPGMAGVPDRMVLLPNGRIYFSELKRHGEKLRPLQQKRKQQLEMLGFKVYCIDSASSLEGFLREVGL
- a CDS encoding DEAD/DEAH box helicase, which gives rise to MIYEPHDYQKYAHDFIIDKPASALLLDLGLGKTVITLTAINELLYDSFEVKRVLVIAPLRVAQDTWGRECQKWDHLKQLRISKILGNEEKRIKAVNTKADIYIINRENVEWLVDLYKGSWPYDMVVVDELSSFKSATAKRFRALRKVRPYIKRIVGLTGTPAPNGLIDLWSQVYLLDRGERLEKTLGGYREKYFLPDKRSQNVIFSYKPKDGAEREIYRKISDICISMKACDHLKMPERIDNFVPVHMSEKEEELYRKLEREALLPFVDGDVDAVNAAVLAGKLLQMSNGAVYDENGGVRSIHRRKLEMLEDLIESANGKPVLVYYAYKHDRERILKAFKARDIDTPKDISDWNDGRIGIAIAHPASAGHGLNLQAGGSTIIWFGLTWSLELYQQANGRIHRQGQTETVIVNHIITAGTMDEQVMAALNRKETGQTALINAVRARMKGGVAV